In Panicum virgatum strain AP13 chromosome 5K, P.virgatum_v5, whole genome shotgun sequence, the genomic window AAAAAAACGGGCTACTTCTCTGTACAATTGCTCGCCCTCGAATGGCTTGGAAACATAACCATCCATTTCATATTTCAAGCATTCTTCGTATGTTGCTTGGATAACATCCGCCGTCATGGCCAATATTGGAGTTCTCCATCGCTGAACGTTTGCACATTCTAGCGGAACTTCTCCACGCTCTATTTGCTCATTGAGATCTCTTTCCATCACTCTAATCCTTCTTGTGGCTTCAAATCTGCAAAAGGTACCACATGTATGATAAAGGAGTCGCGCAAGAAACCTAAGCAATCAATGAAAAGAGCAAATAATGTGTATCAACTGAATAGCTAAAGTAGGGTGACATGACGAGAAGCCAAGGATAAGACTCACCCATCCATTTCTGGCATCTGTATGTCCATGAAACAAGCATCAAAACTGTGAGGAGGTTTCAGCAGTGTGATTGCTTTCTTCCCGCTGTCAGCACAAGTTACTTCAGCACCATACTTCTTAAGAGCACCTGCAGCAACCTTGAGATTTAcaatgttgtcatcaatcacgaGGATTTTCTTCTTGTGAAGAAGGCTGCCCAATGTTAAATTGCCAACTACTCCATTCCTGCAGTTGACTTTATCTATCCCACCCAGTGCTCTCTGTAGAGAGACCTGAAGCATACTCGCACGAAGTGGCTTCATAATTACATTCAAGTGGAATTCCCTGGATATATGCGAACTGTTCCTGACAGAACTTTTAGGGTTCTCCAAAAGAAATAACTTCGGAGAGTTTGGCTGATCTTTGTTCCTCAATTTACTAACCAACATAGGCATGGAATGGGATTCCTTCAGCCAGGTTTCTTTGTCAATCAGCACAAGCTTTGCAACCCTTAATCCACAATTTACTTTAGAAAAAATATACTGATCTAGATCAGTTGTCAATTCAGTCTCAACTCCCAGTCTCTGCAAATGGTACTTGGTAACCTTGGCTCGGACCGGTCTATGGTCAAACACCAATGCACTGACCTCTTTAAATTCTGATGGTTTATTCTCGTTTCCACTAGAACGGGCCCTCGTAAGTACTGCAGTGAAGGTGAAAGTAGAACCAACTTGGGGCTTACTTGCAAATCCGATCTCTCCCTTCATTAGACCGACCAAGCATTTGCTGATGCTTAATCCAATGCCAGTGCCCCCATGGATGCGAGCGATGGACGGACCTACTTGCATGAAAGGGGTGAAGACACGGGACTGAGCTTCGAACGGAATACCAACACCAGTATCTTCAACTGATATTATCAAGCTTACTGTGTCAGATGCCCCAGGTGCAAAAGGCATCTCACATGAGTTCAGTTCCCTATTAAAATGTCGAAAGTTTTCCCAACTGCACTTCCTGTTCACCACAGGGTAGCCACTTAAGGTATTTGCACACTGAGTTCCTGTCTCAACATCTAAAGAAGGCATGACCTCTTCAATGACATGAACTGTCAAGTAGATATGACCTCTCTCTGTGAACTGAGGAAAATAATAAAACTCTTAGCCAACAAAGAATCAATAAATATTTAGATACAAATATACAAATGGATCATATTTCCATTTACTATCCATGTAGACAAAATATCTTACTTTTATGGAGTTCCCGACAAGATTTGTAATTATCTGCCTTATTCTGCCGGGATCACCGATTAGTGTTTCTGGAACTTGATCAGAAACATACACTGCCAACTGCTCCCATCGTATGCCATAGTAAAAAACAGCGAATATAAAGTCagtgccattatgaaaaaaattAGTAAAACTGCAGTGACAGCATGGATGTACTCTCTGATTACCTCCAGTCCTTTCTGCTGAGCTTTCCCACAAAAGAGAGATAAAATGTCATCACAAACTGTTCTAAGATCAAAAGGCACCGTCTCAAGCTCAAGTTTACCAGACTCGATCTTCGCCTGATCAAGAACCTCGTTAATGAGTGAAACCAATGCTTTTCCACTAGCTTGCGCAGTTCTAACATAATCCTGTTGTGTTGTGTCCAAATCAGTATCCATGAGCATTTGCAGCATTCCTGAAAAATTGGAATCATTCATATCCTTGTACTCATCTAACAATGAAGATTATTGTACGGATGATAGATTAGGCACTCACCTAGAACACCATTCATTGGAGTTCTGATCTCATGAGAAACAGTTGCCAAGAACTGCATCCAAACAATGACATGGAATTAATAAGATCTCCTTTTAACTTAGATAAGTAATATGTAATCATCAGGTCATGAGGAGCAACAGTAACACATGTAACTATTATGTGCAGTGAAGCTAATCACCTGAGACTTGGCAACATCTGCATCCTCTGCACGCTTCTTGAGCTCAGTCATCTTTTGATAGTCATCTTCAACTTTGGCAATCCGTGTTACAGTAGCATGAACTATGTGTCCAATCAGTAAAGCAATCACAAGAGTTCCAAACGATGACGTAATTGCCAACCACGGCCATGGTGGCTTCTGAATGAACCTGTTAAAGATAACCAGATCAGACAGATAGTCTATCAAAGAACTGGCTACACAGACAACCTGCCATTCTGAACGCATTCCAGCTACAGGATATAAGGATTTATAAAACAACAAATAAATCACCTGCAGTGCATCTCATGCTTCCTTGACGGGTCACCAAAGTTCAGTGTGCTCTTATAGTACATGCCACTGCCAGTATCATTCGAACCGTACATACTGATTGGCCT contains:
- the LOC120709104 gene encoding probable histidine kinase 3, which produces MTGTARGGRGGGAGMEDKGEAAELGFLGLDRMRLLLPLPLPEKLSARTPRALLRSYYINWSWRWVRDRWPWLLPLWLLLWVAISFRILWFMSNQAVDKRRELLASMCDERARMLQDQFNVSMNHLQALAILVSTFHHSKTPSAIDQTTFARYAERTAFERPLTSGVAYAVRVTHAEREQFERQQGWSIKKMYSSKKQAGDAEVREPAEEYAPVIFAQNAYKHVISFDMLSGNEDRENVLRARESGKGVLTAPFKLLNNRLGVILTYTVYKTELPPNARPQERIQTAIGYLGGIFDIEALVDKLLHQLAGKQSIMVNVYDTTNERPISMYGSNDTGSGMYYKSTLNFGDPSRKHEMHCRFIQKPPWPWLAITSSFGTLVIALLIGHIVHATVTRIAKVEDDYQKMTELKKRAEDADVAKSQFLATVSHEIRTPMNGVLGMLQMLMDTDLDTTQQDYVRTAQASGKALVSLINEVLDQAKIESGKLELETVPFDLRTVCDDILSLFCGKAQQKGLELAVYVSDQVPETLIGDPGRIRQIITNLVGNSIKFTERGHIYLTVHVIEEVMPSLDVETGTQCANTLSGYPVVNRKCSWENFRHFNRELNSCEMPFAPGASDTVSLIISVEDTGVGIPFEAQSRVFTPFMQVGPSIARIHGGTGIGLSISKCLVGLMKGEIGFASKPQVGSTFTFTAVLTRARSSGNENKPSEFKEVSALVFDHRPVRAKVTKYHLQRLGVETELTTDLDQYIFSKVNCGLRVAKLVLIDKETWLKESHSMPMLVSKLRNKDQPNSPKLFLLENPKSSVRNSSHISREFHLNVIMKPLRASMLQVSLQRALGGIDKVNCRNGVVGNLTLGSLLHKKKILVIDDNIVNLKVAAGALKKYGAEVTCADSGKKAITLLKPPHSFDACFMDIQMPEMDGFEATRRIRVMERDLNEQIERGEVPLECANVQRWRTPILAMTADVIQATYEECLKYEMDGYVSKPFEGEQLYREVARFFLNQDQVQ